The genomic region GCTGTTGCTTCCAGTATCGCTGAAACGGGAGCTACTGTCCGTCTCCATGGTGCAGTAATCATCCGAGGAATCAACAGAGCTATGACTGCCAACACTCAGCGGTGACTTATTCCGCATGTGACTCGGCCCGTACGGTGACACAATCTTATCCATCATGGCTGCCGTGACAACAGTTGAGTTAGAAACGTCTTTTCCTGATGCTGTCAATAGATACGAATCACCACCAGTGCTTTCATCACGCCACGATTTtgatttttcaccaaaaccaaGCACCATACAATTCTCAGAAGAATCTGCAGAATATCCCCGCCGCATTTTCTGACTACTTGCGCCCTCTTTCCGCACTTTCATACTTCCTGATTTGCCCGGCGTCAATGAGTGGTGAGCCCTGTTGCCCTGACCGCGTCCGTACTTATCCTCGACACCAAATGTCACACTCTCCCCTTCCAGAATTGGGCTTCGCCTAAGCGATGTTGGTGAGTGTCTCGGACCATAACTAACTTGATAAGACCCGGGCGACATTGCTAAATAATCCTCCCCCGCTGCTACATTAGCCACACCAGTTATCACTGGCGGTACTGGCATCGATTTCTGGGTAGCCGGTAATGCCATCATGTATTCATTGTCATCAGCATTGTCTTTAGCAGCACGCTTTGCCTTCTCTATCGAACCCTGTCTTTCATGTGAGATCTTTTTCAACGATTCCTGTGAGCCACGTTTAACACTTTCTGACGAGCTGTGATGCTTTGAATGCAATTCATGTGAGCCCATCTCCTGCGAGCTGGTCCGCGAGTCTTTCTTCAACTCCTGCGAGCTGTGTTTGGAGTCTGGTGTCCGCCGGTACGTCCTCTGTGCTTGACTATGAGAACTAGACCGAGGGCGGAAGTTCTGTCCCCAGCTTGATGTGCGCACACGAGCATAGTTACTCCCGTGACTCTCACTCGCCGTACGTGGACGATCAAACGACATCTCCATGAATAGTTCGCTATCTTCACGTGACGCACGGCGGGACAGACTCTTCTGCGACCCTGGACTCTGTGAGCCGACCGGAGAATGACTCTGACTCACAGATTTCTGATGTCCAGGAATCTTATCAGAGTTGAGATGGGGAGCACTGGAGCTTTTCTGTGAATCAGTCTTATTGAGTACAATACTTTCTAAATATGGTCGCGGTTTGAGTTTAAGGTCCGGTTTGCTTCCGACTGAGTAGGCCCGTTTTGGAAAGTCTTCGAGAGGTTCCTCAGATAGGTAGCTGTAGACTTTGTCCGGGCGTACAGCGAGACCGGACCCGCTCCGACTGTAGACATCCTGGCCTGCTGTCATCTCACAGTAGCCCTCTGGTGCTGGAAAGGAAAACTATGAATAATCAGACAGCTGAACAAATGACTTTGAAGGTCGACATCAAATAGACAGCACCGTACAGTGTTACGTCGGGCAACCAAGGAAGTCATCCTGGTACTCGCCTATATTATGGATAGCAATATTACCAGCTAAGGTTTAAGAGGATGCGTCAATTTGTTTTTCCCATCAGGCAAGTTATTCTCTCGTTTTTGTTCAGAGACCACACAACATTCAATGATACTGAAGCCATCAATGACCTACCTGTTCTCTCTCTGACGGTTGGCAGTGATTGGCTGACGGAACCCATGTCCACATACCCACAATCCTCCACTCCTGGTGCATCAACTGAAACGGCAATGAACGCTTTAATAAGAACAGCAGCCTTTACCGAGCAATTAGAGCAGACCTGAGTCTGTTTACATGTCTATTCTGCATGTATCCTGAGAGGTACTGCCTGCTGGCAAGGGGCTACTCATTCAGCCCTCAACCTTGGGAGGACAAATGACCGCATTGCGTCAACTGGGATCTGAACCCATCAGACAGACAATGATCCCGTGGCCAACATCATGCTCACTTTAGAAGTGGCAGAATGGGGGGAGGAACAAGACCAATCCCCGCAGCATATGTACGAAACTTAACTTCTTCGgctaaatgatattttcaacttttcacaaaattgatgattttgtgACTGTTACACAAGTCTGACCGTTCATACCTTGGTCTTTGCTATGACCCGACCTTGACACGCTACTCAGCGAAGACTTGCTGCTACTAATGCTGCCAGCGCTCATGTCCACGTATTCAGATGCATCCTGGGAGGCTGCTGTGTTGGTGCCGGGTGCCATGTCCATGTAGGTGTCCGCTTGTTGGCGCTTGTCAAGGCTGGAGCATGACGTGGACGCTGAGCTACTGGAGCCACTACCACGGCTGTATGACATGGTCAGGTAGTCCTCTGTACCCTCCTCTCTGATTGGGTAATCGGGGGTGAGAGACCGATTCAAACTGAAATATACAAGGAGAAGTAAGACTAATGATGATCACAACAACCTTTTAGACTGTATCAACTTGATTACAAATTTAAAGCATCCGTCCATAAAACTGTCCAAGTGAAGGGATGGCTGTTAAAGATTGATATAGATTGGCCACCTTGAGCCAGCGTGTTCATGGAAGGGTGCAGCGTACACAAGCAAATGTCCAAATCCTTGGTGACTTCTCCTGCTAGACTAGAGTATCATGGAGTGGTGTTAGCGCTTACCCATGGTACGACCCAACAGGGCTAGCATCCATCTCATCAACAGATGCCCCACTCGCCGAGGTGCCGCGTGAACCAGTACTGTCTGAGCGGTAACGATGACTGCCTTGCTGATCACCGTGGATACTTGATGTACTGCAAGAGGCAAGTGCATTCTTTATTGGAAGCATGTCATGTGATGTGTCGTTTTCTACCTCAAGACAGCTCCTGACCACCAGGACATGGTGTGAGCATTTTGTTACAGAGAGAATACACCATAACCACGAGAGTTTCAAGCAGAAAGATAGATTCACGCTACGTGTAGAAAACAGTTTCTATCAGAAAGATAGattcatgctacatgtagaaaACAGATCAACACAACATAAATACCATTTGCAGACCGATTACATTttggtttttgaaataatttttttggcaatttttaatttttcaatttaatttgTGAAAACAAAACGCCTGAGAAACTTTGGTGGTTTATTGCCTGATGAGTACCTGGAAAAAGGTGACGCGCCAGTCATTGATCCCGACCGCGTGTAGGTACTGGACGGTCTTGCCAAGCGACCGTCGGCCAGCTTTGGAGACAGATTCAATCTTGCTCGCGGACTGAAACACAACGTAGAACACTAAAGATCAGTTTAAAGTCTGCGTTATATATCCTGCCTGCGGGTAGAATTTTAGGCTCCACGGAGGGATGTAACAATGTCAAGAAAACTGGGTGTACTCTGAGCCATGCCCAGCCTCAAGTTAGAACGCACTTGATAGAAAGTGTTCATGTATATGGTTGATTTACAGCAGAGAGATAGGGTTGGATAGTCACATGCTACAACAGGACGGTGACAATGTCGATGAAAACATATTAGATCACCAGAAAAAATGCTCTATTTGAACAAGTTGAACAAGATGATTATCTTAATGGGATTATTCGTCACAAAATGCCCACTGTTATCAATACCAGGCTATTCAAGTAAAAACCTGAGGTCAGACAACACGTCCGCGGTGACCACTTGTTCCCTGGCAACCACTTGAAAAGGTCAACAGTCGCACTGGCGGTCGCTGTTGCACTTCAAATCCTCCCAAACTGATGATAAGTTTCAATGATTTGCAAATAGAGCAAATGTACAAGATGCATGGCAGTAACAGGTCAAGTAGATCTGGAATACACTCAAGCAGATGTTTCAGCCAAACTTGCACCAAAATCTCACAGGTTATTGTGTGTCAATGCATTGTAATTGAGGTCTCTATAAATATTTGAGTCAACAGGCCACTTTAGGTTGATAACCAATGTTGTAACCAGTCACATTATTATGTCCAGGTCAAGTTCGCATACAAAATAGCATAATTTATTGAATATTTTCCCGGAAATagttgtttgtttttaaaaGCAGACGTCAGCGGGTTCAAACTGTTCACCCCTGGCCTTTTCAATGCCGGTTGTTGACAATTTCTATGAATTTCCTGGGTCGTTTCATGCTCAATCAAAACTGGCTTTATGTGATTGTTGTCTAAAATCCAAACATGTTTGGCAAGATTTCAGAGGCGAACATCACTTTCTGTTGGCTGAGATTGCCTAACTCTTCGTCTGTGGCCTTTTCAATGTTACTTGTtgacatttttcatgaatttaaCCGATCATTTCCAGCTCAACTGACACTTACGGCCTTTCAAACAAGATTAGGAGCACACATCCAATGTGATTCTCAGGACCAGCTCCTCATTCAACTTCTTACCAGCCTTACCAACTCAACACAATCTGATTTCTTGGAAATGCCTAGTTGAGATGGAGTTGGGACAAAGCTTGAAATCTGAGATCAAACTTCATCTCCCTCATCTCTCTTGTTTGATAACAAACCGATGCCATTCATACCTGGACATGATCGCTGACTTCTGGCCCTCACTCATCGTACGCCCTCGCATCTGGTCTTGCTGATTCACGTTCTGGTTCTGGTACGGTGACGTACTCGCCGTACTGCTCCGCGTGTTCCCTGGTTTATTTTTATCGATCGCGCTCCGTGTCCTCGGCCGGAATGTGATTTGCTCCTGCGATGCCTTGGCCGCCTTCATAGCACTGAAACATGACGATCGGTGGTGTAAATCAGCGTATTGGCTCATTCGATTAACTAACTTCCACCAGCCTGCCTTAGCCCCTGGTACCTTCATCCACCCGGAACTGGTATTCACAATGAAGGATCCAGTCCCAAGTCTCATGCTTCAAAAGACATGTTTTGGGGA from Lineus longissimus chromosome 19, tnLinLong1.2, whole genome shotgun sequence harbors:
- the LOC135502838 gene encoding insulin receptor substrate 1-like, translated to MDTPRDGSGLDIRKMGVLKKLKTNKKKFFVLRQSSSQGPARIEYYDTEKKFKNNSKVNRSIELKACFNISKKQDTKHKYAIALYTKDDCFSLVMESLAEQEAWLQALTDIQNEEYGDETSSRLVFDFVWQVTVKNSGLGLERGITGRYRLCLSDKFLGLMKMSSEVPELSFQLNVIRKCGHTEQFFVLEVGRSSPIGAGELLMQVDDILIAQQMHEEILSAMKAAKASQEQITFRPRTRSAIDKNKPGNTRSSTASTSPYQNQNVNQQDQMRGRTMSEGQKSAIMSSPRARLNLSPKLADGRLARPSSTYTRSGSMTGASPFSSTSSIHGDQQGSHRYRSDSTGSRGTSASGASVDEMDASPVGSYHGLNRSLTPDYPIREEGTEDYLTMSYSRGSGSSSSASTSCSSLDKRQQADTYMDMAPGTNTAASQDASEYVDMSAGSISSSKSSLSSVSRSGHSKDQVDAPGVEDCGYVDMGSVSQSLPTVRERTAPEGYCEMTAGQDVYSRSGSGLAVRPDKVYSYLSEEPLEDFPKRAYSVGSKPDLKLKPRPYLESIVLNKTDSQKSSSAPHLNSDKIPGHQKSVSQSHSPVGSQSPGSQKSLSRRASREDSELFMEMSFDRPRTASESHGSNYARVRTSSWGQNFRPRSSSHSQAQRTYRRTPDSKHSSQELKKDSRTSSQEMGSHELHSKHHSSSESVKRGSQESLKKISHERQGSIEKAKRAAKDNADDNEYMMALPATQKSMPVPPVITGVANVAAGEDYLAMSPGSYQVSYGPRHSPTSLRRSPILEGESVTFGVEDKYGRGQGNRAHHSLTPGKSGSMKVRKEGASSQKMRRGYSADSSENCMVLGFGEKSKSWRDESTGGDSYLLTASGKDVSNSTVVTAAMMDKIVSPYGPSHMRNKSPLSVGSHSSVDSSDDYCTMETDSSSRFSDTGSNSSGCFDPFQLIRKPEFDQSLRESEKKVSRKLDYDSVKSPSDSTGLKTLDSGAQRSSFEVRSVEPPDCTPKPQLPEAVTPKPQSPEAVTPKPQSPEAVTPDSKSINKPDSKMPVNREEKKVPSKCLDPFGLYKPEPVKPDVSHLPSLPPLDISNYPMPSIPCPRSPLEKVQSVFPEDLPSRKVEDLKVKRSSLEGATSKPGETSPSAFVPGQRRSLSDLSPVEKSNPVQFNRSISNQSTTSEEHKLNYAALDLDSSEDLRATAGPTKPESDGKPLQYAQIDFVKSEGLKSSSSNLQPSKSTKPPF